In one window of Mus pahari chromosome 3, PAHARI_EIJ_v1.1, whole genome shotgun sequence DNA:
- the C8g gene encoding complement component C8 gamma chain, which translates to MLSPGAVLFFTLLLTASSLGQRTRKPSGSTSLISTIQPQANFNAQKFAGTWLLVAVGSSCSFLQEQGHRAEATTLHTAPQDAAMAVSTFRKLDGICWQVRQLFGNTGVPGHFLSQVPRARGPVQMVVAETDYESFAILYLQQAKKLSVKLYVRSLPVSDSVLDVFEQRVRGANLTEDQIFFFPKYGFCETADQLHILNEVPR; encoded by the exons ATGCTGTCCCCAGGGGCTGTGTTGTTCTTCACCCTGCTCTTGACAGCCAGTTCGCTGGGCCAAAGGACTCGAAAGCCTAGTGGGTCTACCTCCCTCATCAGCACTATCCAGCCCCAGGCCAATTTCAATGCTCAGAAG TTTGCAGGGACATGGCTCCTTGTGGCTGTGGGCTCTTCGTGCAGCTTTCTTCAGGAGCAGGGACACCGAGCTGAGGCCACCACATTGCACACAGCTCCCCAGGACGCAGCTATGGCTGTCAGCACCTTCCGAAAGCT aGATGGGATATGTTGGCAGGTACGCCAACTCTTTGGGAACACAGGGGTCCCTGGCCACTTCTTGTCCCAAG TCCCACGGGCCCGTGGACCAGTGCAGATGGTGGTTGCTGAGACCGACTATGAGAGCTTTGCCATCCTGTATCTGCAACAGGCAAAGAAGCTGTCTGTGAAACTATACG TCCGCTCACTGCCAGTGAGTGACTCTGTCCTGGATGTGTTTGAGCAGCGAGTCAGGGGAGCCAACCTGACAGAAGACCAGatctttttctttcccaagtaTG GTTTCTGCGAGACTGCGGACCAATTACACATCCTGAACG AGGTGCCGAGATAA